In Rhizobium gallicum bv. gallicum R602sp, the following proteins share a genomic window:
- a CDS encoding LysR family transcriptional regulator: METLANLEAFVRSAEASSFSGAARRLSITPAAVSRNVAMLERNLGIRLFHRSTRKLTLTEAGESFLASIGDSLNHLQGAIDGASQTKGEPVGVLKLSMSLTFAMGYVLPALPDFLARYPGVRPDWHFDSRKVDLIAEGFDAAIGGGFELNPGIVSTTLAPVHVIAVASPGYFAGRRRPTSPADLADHAGILMRSSNSGRIRQWIMRDAQGREERALLNETIVMSDAAPMAQAAIAGLGIALLAVPDVLQHMESGALERILPKWYADAGSISLYYSARVLQPLKTRAFIDFYTEYFRSERLSARFAGSLR, from the coding sequence ATGGAGACGCTGGCAAACCTAGAAGCGTTCGTTCGAAGCGCGGAAGCGAGCAGCTTTTCCGGGGCTGCTCGGCGTCTCTCGATCACACCGGCCGCAGTCAGCCGGAACGTTGCGATGCTGGAACGGAACCTCGGCATACGGCTGTTTCACCGCTCGACGCGGAAGTTGACCTTGACCGAGGCGGGGGAGTCCTTTCTGGCAAGCATCGGCGACAGCCTGAACCACCTTCAGGGGGCAATCGACGGGGCATCACAAACGAAGGGTGAGCCTGTCGGCGTTCTGAAGCTCAGCATGAGTTTAACGTTCGCTATGGGATACGTTCTACCCGCACTGCCCGACTTTCTGGCCCGTTATCCGGGCGTCAGACCCGACTGGCATTTCGACAGCCGCAAGGTCGATCTTATCGCCGAGGGTTTCGACGCCGCGATCGGCGGTGGTTTCGAACTCAATCCGGGCATCGTTTCCACGACGCTCGCACCGGTTCACGTTATCGCGGTCGCATCGCCTGGCTATTTCGCTGGACGTCGCCGGCCGACTAGCCCCGCTGATCTGGCCGATCATGCCGGAATACTGATGCGGTCCTCGAATTCGGGCCGGATTAGGCAATGGATAATGCGCGACGCCCAAGGGCGCGAAGAGCGCGCGCTGCTCAACGAAACGATCGTGATGAGCGACGCCGCGCCCATGGCGCAGGCGGCGATCGCGGGGCTGGGCATAGCATTGCTGGCCGTACCCGATGTGCTGCAGCATATGGAAAGTGGTGCGCTCGAACGTATCCTTCCGAAGTGGTATGCCGATGCCGGATCTATCTCGCTGTACTATTCAGCCCGCGTGCTCCAACCGCTGAAAACCCGCGCTTTCATTGACTTCTACACTGAATATTTCCGTAGTGAGCGTCTTAGCGCCCGATTTGCAGGCAGCCTCAGATAG
- a CDS encoding zinc-binding dehydrogenase, with the protein MARKVEMQSIGTPAVLKIVETDVGSPGTGQVRLVQDAIGINYVDVMVRTGHFPMRLPATPGFEAAGVIDAVGPGVKGFERGDRAAYFFVEGAYATASLKPAENLVRLPHDISNEVAATFLAKGLTAWMGLYALHRITAGEVILVLGASGSVGSILSRWARALGATVIGVAGTDEKLAKVEAGATHAFLASDPELSTKIRAIAQAGVDVVYDFVGKATFPVVVAAVRDGGVIAAIGAASGQPTAATDQIASRGIQIRAGGTPQYVHGGTVAGATEQLWDAVRGDLFSDLEAVRYRFDQIGAAHADMESRRLTGLPVLTV; encoded by the coding sequence ATGGCCAGAAAAGTCGAAATGCAGTCGATCGGCACGCCCGCCGTCCTCAAGATCGTCGAGACGGACGTCGGATCACCCGGGACGGGTCAGGTACGACTTGTCCAGGATGCTATCGGCATCAACTATGTCGACGTGATGGTGCGCACGGGGCACTTCCCGATGCGCCTGCCCGCCACGCCGGGCTTCGAGGCGGCGGGCGTGATCGACGCTGTCGGACCGGGCGTGAAGGGGTTCGAACGGGGCGACCGCGCCGCTTATTTCTTCGTCGAGGGGGCCTATGCCACCGCGTCACTGAAACCCGCAGAGAATCTGGTTCGGCTGCCCCATGACATCTCCAACGAGGTCGCGGCAACGTTCCTGGCGAAGGGCCTGACCGCGTGGATGGGGTTGTATGCGCTGCACCGGATCACCGCCGGCGAAGTCATCCTCGTGCTCGGCGCATCGGGCAGTGTCGGTTCAATTCTTTCGCGTTGGGCACGAGCGCTCGGCGCGACGGTGATCGGCGTGGCCGGGACGGATGAGAAGCTCGCCAAAGTCGAGGCGGGCGCGACCCACGCGTTCCTCGCAAGCGACCCGGAGCTGTCCACCAAGATCCGCGCGATCGCGCAGGCCGGTGTCGATGTGGTCTATGACTTTGTCGGGAAAGCGACCTTTCCAGTGGTCGTTGCCGCCGTGCGCGATGGCGGCGTGATCGCGGCGATCGGCGCTGCGTCGGGGCAGCCTACGGCAGCGACCGATCAGATCGCGTCGCGCGGCATCCAGATCCGTGCCGGCGGAACCCCGCAGTATGTGCATGGCGGAACCGTCGCGGGCGCTACGGAACAGCTCTGGGATGCCGTTCGGGGAGATCTTTTCAGCGACCTCGAAGCCGTCCGCTATCGCTTCGACCAGATCGGTGCAGCGCACGCCGACATGGAGAGCCGGCGACTGACGGGTCTTCCCGTCTTGACCGTCTGA
- a CDS encoding Gfo/Idh/MocA family protein, producing MTDRKFRVGIIGADTQASWAGASHVPALAAQPSLVLAGVATRREDSARAAAEAFGAERWYADPYELIRDDGIDVVTVAVKVPAHYDLVMAALKAGKAVYSESPLGSTLAETEAMAAASKSLHTAIGLQGRHNPAVRRAAELVTSGKLGRLLSARVDATTFGYGPQTTSNYDYFNKAASGASFMTITSAHVLDVIEAVLGNITEVDARVALLWPEIEVVDTREISAREIPDHLDLIAKTASGAPVSVQVLAGVPAGDARFTFEIRGSEGRLTLTGNHLAGAQVGDLSLTATVAFTPPDAPIATGVGPTAADFWAGAAINVGEVYASLARDLIAGTYKTPGFDHALRNSRLVAAVERAARTGERQRDLG from the coding sequence ATGACAGACAGGAAGTTTCGTGTCGGGATCATCGGCGCGGATACGCAGGCGAGCTGGGCTGGCGCATCACACGTCCCGGCGCTTGCGGCGCAGCCATCGCTGGTGCTGGCAGGCGTGGCTACACGCCGGGAAGATAGCGCGAGGGCTGCGGCCGAGGCGTTCGGCGCCGAACGTTGGTACGCCGATCCCTATGAGCTCATTCGCGACGACGGCATCGACGTCGTAACCGTCGCCGTGAAGGTTCCGGCGCACTATGACCTGGTAATGGCAGCGCTGAAAGCGGGCAAGGCGGTCTATTCAGAGTCACCGCTCGGATCGACCTTAGCGGAAACCGAGGCAATGGCAGCCGCGTCCAAGTCGCTTCATACCGCGATCGGATTGCAGGGCCGCCACAATCCGGCTGTGCGCCGCGCCGCGGAGCTGGTCACGTCCGGCAAGCTTGGGCGTCTTCTGTCGGCCCGCGTCGACGCGACGACGTTCGGTTACGGGCCCCAGACGACGAGCAATTATGACTATTTCAACAAGGCCGCGTCGGGCGCGAGTTTCATGACGATCACGAGCGCCCATGTCCTCGACGTGATCGAAGCGGTTTTGGGCAACATCACCGAGGTCGACGCTCGCGTCGCGCTCCTCTGGCCGGAGATCGAGGTCGTCGATACCAGGGAGATTTCGGCCCGCGAGATCCCGGACCATCTCGACCTGATCGCCAAGACAGCGAGCGGAGCGCCGGTGTCGGTCCAGGTGCTCGCCGGCGTTCCGGCCGGAGACGCACGCTTCACTTTCGAGATTCGGGGAAGCGAGGGGCGGCTGACCCTGACCGGCAATCACCTCGCCGGCGCACAGGTCGGCGATCTCAGCCTCACGGCGACCGTCGCATTCACACCACCCGACGCACCGATCGCGACAGGTGTCGGCCCGACCGCCGCGGACTTCTGGGCAGGCGCTGCGATCAACGTCGGGGAAGTCTACGCCTCGCTCGCGCGTGACCTGATCGCAGGCACTTACAAGACGCCGGGATTCGATCACGCGCTTCGCAACAGCCGCTTGGTTGCTGCGGTGGAGCGCGCAGCCCGAACGGGCGAGCGGCAGCGCGATCTCGGCTGA
- a CDS encoding LysR family transcriptional regulator, whose translation MPEPGPVDLLDVIAFIRVVETGSIANAAARLGIVKSIVSRRVSRLEAVLGAQLLTRTPRGTRLTDIGREYHAHAAAGLLQLESAQEVVSKSTSEISGQLRIQVPAAFGEFLLAPLLAEFALLYPLIQFDVRFTDRQVDMVAEAYDLAIWPGAVPDSILITRKFAKVRWAVVASPAYLDARGRPAVPADLAAHETILYALDSGRWRFQGREGSEHVRTSSRFCTDNGQMLLAAARAGLGIVLLPLFMVEGLLERGELEAVLPDFPHEGGDLQIFMPPARAGIARVRALVDFLYEKFDREI comes from the coding sequence CCTCGGCATCGTCAAATCTATCGTGAGCCGACGCGTCAGTCGGCTCGAGGCCGTTCTTGGTGCTCAGTTGCTGACCCGCACGCCGAGGGGCACGAGGTTAACCGATATTGGTCGCGAATATCATGCGCATGCGGCCGCAGGCCTATTGCAACTGGAATCGGCGCAGGAGGTCGTCAGCAAGTCGACCAGCGAGATTTCCGGCCAACTGCGAATTCAGGTTCCGGCAGCCTTTGGCGAGTTTCTGCTAGCTCCGCTGCTGGCGGAATTCGCGCTACTTTATCCGCTTATCCAGTTCGATGTTCGCTTTACCGATCGTCAAGTGGATATGGTCGCCGAGGCGTACGATCTTGCGATCTGGCCCGGCGCTGTTCCGGATTCGATTCTCATCACCCGCAAGTTTGCGAAGGTTCGCTGGGCAGTGGTAGCCAGCCCGGCCTACCTCGATGCGCGCGGACGCCCTGCGGTCCCCGCTGACCTGGCGGCGCACGAAACCATCCTCTACGCGCTGGATTCCGGCCGTTGGCGCTTTCAGGGCCGCGAAGGCTCGGAGCACGTGCGCACCAGCTCCCGGTTCTGCACCGATAACGGGCAGATGCTCCTGGCCGCCGCGCGTGCAGGTCTGGGGATTGTACTTCTTCCACTGTTCATGGTTGAAGGCCTTCTGGAGCGAGGTGAACTCGAAGCGGTCCTGCCCGATTTCCCGCACGAAGGGGGTGATCTCCAGATATTCATGCCGCCCGCGCGGGCCGGTATCGCGCGTGTGCGAGCATTGGTGGATTTCCTCTACGAGAAGTTCGACCGGGAAATCTGA
- a CDS encoding NADPH-dependent F420 reductase: MTYAACICQPYSSQQQHRFSATPTASGQGCSGKTDRRGYNSHRTVKDWIMTVGIIGAGNIGGAFATALGKAGIEAVIANSRGPESLTALVSKLGSTIRAGSVQEAAAQDIVLVAVPWSKIPGALAGFNFDDRIVIDANNSIEAPLYRPADLGGRTSTDIFTALVPGARVVKAFNHLTPKQLSGDPQSEGGRRVLFYSGNDMRAKAEVAAIIDRIGFFGIDLGALAVGSQLVQFPGGPLPALNLVKFD; this comes from the coding sequence ATGACTTATGCTGCGTGTATTTGCCAGCCATATTCCAGTCAACAGCAGCACCGGTTTTCTGCGACGCCAACCGCATCAGGCCAAGGATGCAGCGGGAAAACCGACCGTCGCGGATACAATTCTCACCGCACCGTAAAGGACTGGATCATGACCGTTGGAATTATCGGAGCCGGCAATATAGGGGGCGCATTTGCCACGGCGCTCGGCAAGGCAGGAATCGAAGCCGTGATCGCAAACAGCCGTGGACCGGAGAGCCTCACTGCGCTTGTTTCAAAGCTTGGCAGCACAATCCGGGCTGGAAGCGTCCAAGAGGCCGCGGCGCAAGACATCGTTCTCGTGGCAGTCCCGTGGTCAAAGATACCTGGCGCGCTCGCCGGTTTCAACTTCGACGACAGGATCGTAATCGACGCCAACAACTCCATCGAAGCGCCGCTTTACAGGCCGGCGGACCTTGGCGGCCGCACCTCTACGGATATTTTCACCGCCCTTGTGCCAGGCGCGCGCGTCGTCAAGGCGTTCAACCACCTGACGCCAAAGCAACTGTCGGGCGACCCCCAATCGGAAGGCGGCAGGCGCGTCCTGTTTTATTCGGGCAACGATATGAGAGCGAAGGCGGAGGTCGCCGCCATCATTGATCGCATCGGCTTCTTCGGGATCGATCTCGGCGCGCTTGCGGTCGGCAGCCAGCTGGTTCAGTTCCCGGGCGGCCCGCTGCCCGCTCTCAACCTCGTCAAGTTCGACTGA
- a CDS encoding pirin family protein translates to MLQRSIDRVTSIPPLGPGFDGERHKAALVIAPGDLASTDPFFLMADDNITLEGRFGDAHPHAGLESVTFMLKGTMEDTGGRLEEGDVEWMTAGSGIVHSENAVVSTGMRLFQLWLILPEAQRNMPPRVQVLRRVDMPVHAEPGVTATVYSGQLGDTAAPTLNAVPVTLIDIHLEAGVAFAPQLPASYNAFVVTIDGEVKAGATGAPLATGSVGWTSPMGDGVSSLTLRAGDRGARVLLYAGQPQSIDVVAQGPFIAGSRDELAGYYAAYRHGKFPHAGTMRPVAHA, encoded by the coding sequence ATGCTGCAGAGATCGATTGACCGCGTCACAAGCATACCTCCACTCGGCCCGGGCTTCGACGGCGAGCGGCACAAGGCCGCATTGGTGATCGCGCCCGGCGACCTTGCCTCGACCGATCCGTTCTTCCTGATGGCCGACGACAACATCACACTGGAGGGACGTTTCGGCGATGCACATCCCCATGCCGGCCTCGAAAGCGTAACCTTCATGCTCAAAGGCACGATGGAGGATACCGGCGGCCGGCTGGAGGAAGGCGATGTGGAGTGGATGACCGCGGGCAGCGGCATCGTCCACTCGGAGAATGCGGTGGTCTCGACGGGGATGCGTCTGTTCCAGCTCTGGCTGATCCTGCCGGAAGCGCAGCGCAACATGCCCCCCCGGGTGCAGGTCCTGCGCCGTGTCGATATGCCGGTGCACGCTGAGCCGGGGGTCACGGCGACGGTCTACAGCGGCCAGCTTGGGGATACAGCGGCACCGACCTTGAACGCGGTGCCTGTCACGTTGATCGACATCCATCTGGAAGCTGGAGTCGCCTTCGCGCCGCAACTGCCGGCTTCCTACAACGCTTTCGTCGTGACGATCGACGGCGAGGTGAAGGCCGGCGCCACCGGCGCGCCGCTCGCCACGGGTTCGGTAGGCTGGACGTCGCCCATGGGCGATGGCGTGAGTTCGCTCACGCTGCGCGCAGGCGATCGCGGCGCGCGGGTCCTGCTGTATGCCGGGCAGCCGCAGAGCATCGACGTCGTCGCGCAAGGACCGTTCATCGCGGGGTCTCGGGACGAACTCGCAGGCTACTACGCCGCCTATCGCCACGGGAAATTTCCGCACGCCGGCACGATGCGACCGGTCGCCCACGCGTGA
- a CDS encoding LysR family transcriptional regulator — MMDLHGIDLNLLVALDALIAERNVTRAGQRIGRTQPAMSAALSRLRGLLRDELFVRGPNGLQPTPRALELAEPISLALRNIQQTLEFTQEFDPSAAAMTFSLGLSGHTESVVLPPLIRILADRAPFVDLRVRDYGSRDEATRMLDAGEVDMAVGIPPVETGRILSARLFQDRFVCILRRDHPAANQPFDMEQFLAMPHILVSPENEGLDVADAALATKGLKRRVAVTVQHMASAPELVAASNMVATVLESVVRRSGCSEQLTVRDFPLRLNPVPFVLNWHRRNDAHPAQRWLRSCLTGAFPHVWQGSEQVCADLRLQYY, encoded by the coding sequence ATGATGGATTTGCACGGCATCGACCTAAACTTGCTCGTGGCGCTCGACGCGTTGATCGCCGAGCGAAACGTCACGCGTGCCGGCCAACGTATCGGACGCACGCAACCAGCAATGAGCGCCGCCCTCAGTCGTCTGCGGGGATTGCTGCGGGACGAATTGTTCGTCAGGGGACCCAACGGCCTCCAGCCCACGCCACGCGCGCTGGAATTGGCGGAGCCGATCTCGCTGGCACTGCGCAACATTCAGCAAACGCTGGAATTCACCCAAGAGTTCGATCCATCTGCTGCGGCGATGACGTTCTCGCTGGGGCTCTCGGGGCATACCGAAAGCGTGGTTCTTCCGCCTCTGATCCGGATCCTCGCCGACCGGGCGCCGTTCGTTGACCTTCGGGTTCGCGACTATGGGAGCCGGGACGAGGCCACGCGCATGCTGGACGCCGGCGAGGTTGACATGGCGGTCGGAATTCCGCCGGTCGAGACCGGCCGAATCCTGAGCGCCCGTTTGTTTCAGGATCGCTTCGTGTGCATCCTGCGCAGAGACCATCCTGCGGCAAACCAGCCGTTCGACATGGAACAGTTTCTGGCAATGCCACACATCCTGGTCTCGCCGGAGAACGAAGGGCTGGACGTGGCCGACGCCGCGCTCGCCACCAAGGGCCTGAAGCGCCGGGTCGCAGTCACGGTTCAGCATATGGCGAGCGCGCCGGAACTCGTCGCCGCTTCCAACATGGTGGCAACCGTTCTCGAGAGCGTCGTCAGGCGATCGGGTTGTTCGGAGCAGCTCACGGTGCGGGACTTTCCGCTGCGGCTGAATCCCGTTCCGTTCGTCCTGAACTGGCATCGCCGCAATGACGCGCATCCGGCACAGCGCTGGCTCCGCAGCTGCCTTACCGGCGCCTTCCCGCACGTGTGGCAAGGCTCTGAACAGGTCTGCGCCGACCTCCGACTGCAATATTACTGA
- a CDS encoding SDR family NAD(P)-dependent oxidoreductase, which produces MSELAGKRALVTGASRGIGAAIAIALAEKGADVAITYERAADRAAQVVATIEGKGRKAVAIQADSMDPEAVKRSVDQAAQALGGLDILVNNAAIAIYKDVADFTLAEIDALFAVNARSPILASQAAMPYLGKGGRIVTIGSAGAERIVGPSTVYSMTKSALQSFTRGLARELGPRDITVNLIQPGSTNTEMNPAEGEFGDFQRALIPLGRYGEPEDVAAAVAFLASGAARQITGTILTVDGGTLT; this is translated from the coding sequence ATGAGTGAACTAGCAGGTAAACGTGCGCTGGTGACTGGCGCGTCCCGCGGCATTGGCGCCGCGATAGCGATCGCTCTGGCCGAAAAAGGCGCCGACGTTGCGATCACGTACGAACGCGCCGCTGATCGGGCAGCGCAAGTTGTCGCGACGATCGAAGGCAAAGGGCGCAAGGCGGTGGCTATCCAGGCTGATAGTATGGACCCCGAGGCGGTCAAGCGGTCGGTTGATCAAGCGGCGCAGGCATTGGGCGGCCTCGACATATTGGTGAACAACGCGGCTATCGCGATCTATAAGGATGTGGCGGACTTCACCCTCGCCGAGATCGACGCCCTTTTTGCTGTCAACGCTCGCTCACCGATCCTGGCATCGCAAGCCGCGATGCCGTATCTTGGCAAAGGTGGCCGGATCGTCACAATCGGCTCCGCAGGCGCAGAACGCATTGTCGGACCGTCGACGGTTTATTCAATGACCAAATCGGCACTTCAATCATTTACCCGCGGTCTGGCGCGGGAACTTGGCCCCCGTGACATCACTGTCAACCTCATTCAGCCGGGATCAACCAACACGGAAATGAACCCGGCCGAGGGCGAGTTTGGAGATTTCCAGCGTGCCCTAATTCCGCTCGGCCGGTACGGCGAGCCGGAGGATGTCGCGGCTGCGGTAGCATTCCTCGCATCTGGTGCGGCCCGACAAATCACCGGAACCATCCTGACCGTTGATGGCGGCACGCTGACCTAA
- a CDS encoding zinc-binding dehydrogenase — MTRFIQMQSTGGPSVLQVIEKDLRAPRAGEVRLIQDAIGLNFVDTMIRKGQYPMALPAVPGFEAAGTITEVGSGVEGLSIGDRVAYFFSEGAYATERIIPTAPLIRLPADISNETAATFLAKGGTAWMGMRGLHDLKSADTVLVLGASGSVGAILSRWAKSLGATVIGVAGSPDKFDKVAAGATHALRAGEPDIAAKIRAIAPDGVDVVYDLVGRATFALGVSSVRDGGVIAAMGAASGQPAPAPDLVRRGVDVRSGGTPQYVRGPAVEIATSQLWDALRSGIFDDLETTRYPFDEIARAHDDMDNRRLSGLPVLIA, encoded by the coding sequence GTGACAAGATTTATTCAAATGCAGTCGACCGGCGGCCCGTCGGTCTTGCAAGTCATCGAGAAAGACCTGCGCGCGCCACGTGCCGGCGAGGTCAGGCTCATTCAAGACGCGATCGGCCTCAACTTCGTCGATACGATGATACGAAAAGGCCAGTATCCGATGGCTTTGCCGGCGGTCCCCGGTTTTGAAGCGGCCGGGACGATCACCGAGGTCGGATCCGGCGTCGAGGGGCTGTCGATCGGCGACCGGGTCGCTTACTTCTTTTCGGAAGGCGCATATGCCACCGAGAGGATTATTCCGACCGCGCCGCTCATCCGGCTGCCCGCCGATATCTCGAACGAGACTGCGGCGACCTTCCTGGCGAAGGGTGGGACGGCCTGGATGGGGATGCGTGGTCTCCACGATCTCAAATCCGCCGACACGGTGCTGGTACTTGGGGCATCGGGAAGCGTGGGCGCTATCCTGTCTCGCTGGGCAAAGTCGCTGGGCGCAACCGTGATCGGCGTCGCCGGATCGCCGGATAAGTTCGACAAGGTCGCGGCCGGTGCCACCCATGCCCTCCGCGCTGGCGAGCCAGATATCGCCGCCAAGATCCGTGCGATCGCACCTGACGGTGTCGATGTCGTCTATGATTTGGTCGGCCGGGCGACCTTCGCGCTTGGCGTGTCAAGCGTCCGTGATGGTGGAGTGATTGCCGCGATGGGAGCCGCGTCGGGTCAGCCAGCGCCGGCCCCCGATCTTGTGCGACGGGGGGTAGATGTCCGCAGCGGTGGTACCCCTCAATATGTCCGGGGACCGGCAGTCGAGATCGCAACTTCCCAGCTATGGGATGCGCTGCGCTCAGGAATTTTCGATGATCTCGAAACCACACGCTATCCGTTCGATGAGATAGCCCGAGCGCATGACGACATGGACAACCGCCGCTTGAGCGGTCTGCCGGTCCTGATCGCGTAA